One window from the genome of Thermaerobacter marianensis DSM 12885 encodes:
- a CDS encoding rhomboid family intramembrane serine protease gives MIPLRDTIRSRRFPWITVLLIAINVYVFYVEWTTGPTPAAGIGMLAERYGVIPASIPPLSLLPQVGPGPYLPLITAMFLHGSPVHLLGNMLFLWVFGDNVEDRLGKGRFLLFYLLTGVLGNWAHVAANPSSTIPTIGASGAVAGVLGAYFLAFPRSRIITLIFLFVFITVAEVPAWVFLLVWFGLQVFNGLAALGAPNVSLVAWWAHVAGFVAGAAGLLLLAPRRRAPRWL, from the coding sequence ATGATCCCGTTGCGCGACACCATCCGTTCCCGGCGCTTTCCCTGGATCACCGTACTGCTCATTGCCATCAATGTCTATGTGTTTTACGTGGAATGGACCACGGGTCCGACCCCGGCCGCGGGGATCGGGATGCTGGCCGAGCGCTACGGCGTGATCCCCGCTTCCATCCCGCCCCTGTCCCTGTTGCCCCAGGTCGGCCCGGGCCCCTACCTTCCTCTGATCACGGCCATGTTCCTCCACGGCAGCCCGGTGCACCTGCTGGGCAACATGTTGTTTTTGTGGGTCTTCGGCGACAATGTGGAAGACCGTCTGGGCAAGGGCCGGTTCCTGCTCTTCTACCTGCTGACGGGCGTGCTGGGCAACTGGGCCCACGTGGCGGCCAACCCCTCGTCCACCATCCCCACTATCGGCGCCAGCGGCGCCGTGGCGGGGGTCCTGGGTGCCTACTTCCTGGCCTTCCCCCGGTCACGTATCATTACCTTGATTTTTCTCTTCGTCTTCATTACGGTAGCGGAAGTGCCCGCGTGGGTCTTCCTGCTGGTCTGGTTTGGGCTGCAGGTGTTCAACGGCCTGGCGGCGCTGGGGGCGCCCAACGTGAGCCTGGTGGCATGGTGGGCCCACGTGGCGGGATTCGTCGCTGGGGCCGCGGGGTTGTTGCTGCTGGCGCCGCGGCGGCGGGCACCGCGGTGGCTCTGA
- a CDS encoding IreB family regulatory phosphoprotein: MYGGLALGATGPAAGSAGQPADPAAILAAVYQALEERGYDPVRQLAGYLLSGDPAYITSHRGARALVARVERDELLAELVRSYVMGLRAREARREA; the protein is encoded by the coding sequence ATGTACGGGGGCCTGGCCCTCGGTGCGACGGGCCCCGCCGCGGGATCCGCCGGGCAGCCGGCGGATCCCGCGGCCATCCTGGCGGCGGTGTACCAGGCCCTGGAAGAACGGGGCTACGACCCCGTGCGGCAGCTGGCGGGTTACCTCTTGTCCGGTGATCCTGCCTACATCACCAGCCATCGCGGCGCCCGGGCGCTGGTGGCCCGGGTGGAACGGGATGAACTGCTGGCCGAGCTGGTGCGGTCGTACGTGATGGGACTCCGGGCCCGGGAGGCGCGCCGGGAGGCGTAG
- the alaS gene encoding alanine--tRNA ligase, with protein MPAAEIRRRFLRFFERHGHTIVPSSSLIPKDDPTLLFTNAGMVQFKDVFTGKEKVPYKRATTAQKCMRAGGKHNDLENVGKTARHHTFFEMLGNFSFGDYFKRDAIHFAWTFLTEELGLPKERLWATIYREDDEAFQLWQEVTGIPASRIVRLGEKDNFWAMGDTGPCGPCSEIVYDRGEEFRCEAETCAIGACDCDRWLEIWNLVFMQFNRDETGRMEPLPRPSIDTGMGLERIASVMQGVASNFDTDLFRPLIRAVEELTGRRYEEGEPGFPFRVIADHARACTFLIAEGVLPSNEGRGHVLRRILRRAVRFGRILGIQEPFLYRLVDTVGEVMGGAYPEVRQRADYVARVIRGEEERFFRTLDQGMAILAEVIERARARGDGVIRGEEAFVLYDTYGFPLDLTVDAAEEAGLRVDREGFEQAMAVQRQRARAAREVAEGWDPGSPLALALADEPATVFTGYERLEDEGTVRLLVRGDQPVERARAGEEVGVVLDRTPFYAERGGQVGDTGWLEAPGARLEVLDTQPLPGGRFLHKARVVEGTVTVGDRVQGRVDAARRAAIMRNHTATHLLHAALKRVLGDHVNQAGSLVAPDRLRFDFTHFEAPTPDQLRAIEDEINGVILAGVPVRWYWTSLEEALEAGAMALFGEKYGREVRVVQIGDYSLELCGGTHVASTSDIGLFKFTAEGSVAAGVRRVEAVTGWSSLEYLRQREAVLQRLAGTLRVPVDDLPERLEALVEAHRDLERQLRQLRGRLARQAADGLLAEAPVAAGVRVIVGELPVDDAEVLRETADYLRQRAGEAAVLLGARSGDRALLVAAITPGAQQRGLHAGRLVGDVARRVGGGGGGRPDLAQAGGREPGRLAEALDYGRRLWLEQLGAGVAAGGQV; from the coding sequence ATGCCGGCGGCGGAGATCCGCCGGCGCTTCCTGCGCTTCTTCGAGCGCCACGGCCACACCATCGTGCCCAGTTCGTCCCTGATCCCCAAGGACGACCCGACGCTGCTCTTCACCAACGCGGGGATGGTCCAGTTCAAGGACGTCTTCACCGGCAAGGAGAAGGTCCCGTACAAGCGGGCGACCACGGCCCAGAAGTGCATGCGGGCCGGAGGCAAGCACAACGACCTGGAGAACGTGGGCAAGACCGCCCGGCACCACACCTTCTTCGAGATGCTGGGCAACTTCTCGTTCGGCGACTACTTCAAGCGGGACGCCATCCACTTCGCCTGGACCTTCCTGACGGAGGAGCTCGGCCTGCCGAAGGAGCGCCTCTGGGCCACGATCTACCGGGAGGACGACGAGGCGTTCCAGCTCTGGCAGGAGGTCACCGGCATCCCGGCGAGCCGGATCGTCCGCCTGGGCGAGAAGGACAACTTCTGGGCCATGGGCGACACGGGCCCCTGCGGGCCGTGCAGCGAGATCGTCTACGACCGGGGCGAGGAATTCCGCTGCGAGGCGGAGACCTGCGCCATCGGCGCCTGCGACTGCGACCGCTGGCTGGAGATCTGGAACCTGGTCTTCATGCAGTTCAACCGGGACGAAACCGGCCGCATGGAGCCCCTGCCGCGGCCGTCCATCGACACGGGCATGGGCCTGGAGCGCATCGCCTCGGTGATGCAGGGCGTGGCCTCCAACTTCGACACCGACCTCTTCCGGCCGCTGATCCGAGCGGTGGAGGAGCTGACGGGCCGGCGGTACGAGGAGGGCGAACCGGGCTTCCCCTTCCGGGTCATTGCCGACCATGCCCGGGCCTGCACCTTCCTGATCGCCGAGGGCGTGCTGCCTAGCAACGAGGGACGCGGTCACGTCCTGCGCCGCATCCTGCGCCGCGCCGTGCGTTTCGGGCGCATCCTGGGGATCCAGGAGCCCTTCCTCTACCGGCTGGTGGACACCGTGGGCGAGGTGATGGGCGGGGCCTATCCCGAGGTGCGCCAGCGGGCGGACTACGTGGCCCGGGTGATCCGCGGGGAGGAGGAGCGGTTCTTCCGCACCCTGGATCAGGGCATGGCGATCCTGGCCGAGGTGATCGAGCGGGCTCGGGCGCGGGGCGACGGCGTGATCCGCGGCGAGGAGGCCTTCGTCCTCTACGACACCTACGGCTTCCCGCTGGACCTGACGGTGGACGCCGCCGAAGAGGCGGGCCTGCGCGTGGACCGGGAGGGCTTCGAGCAGGCCATGGCCGTCCAGCGCCAGCGGGCCCGGGCGGCCCGCGAGGTGGCGGAGGGCTGGGATCCCGGCTCTCCCCTGGCCCTGGCCCTGGCGGACGAACCGGCCACGGTGTTCACGGGCTACGAGCGGTTGGAGGACGAGGGCACGGTACGGCTGCTGGTGCGGGGCGACCAGCCCGTCGAGCGCGCCCGCGCCGGTGAGGAGGTGGGGGTGGTCCTCGACCGCACCCCCTTCTACGCCGAGCGGGGCGGCCAGGTGGGAGACACCGGCTGGCTGGAGGCGCCGGGGGCGCGGCTGGAGGTGCTGGATACCCAGCCGCTGCCGGGGGGCCGGTTCCTCCACAAGGCCCGGGTGGTGGAGGGCACGGTGACGGTGGGCGACCGGGTCCAGGGCCGGGTGGACGCCGCCCGGCGGGCCGCCATCATGCGGAACCATACCGCCACCCACCTGCTCCACGCGGCGCTGAAGCGGGTCCTGGGCGATCACGTCAACCAGGCGGGGTCGCTGGTGGCGCCCGACCGGCTGCGGTTCGACTTCACCCACTTCGAGGCGCCGACGCCGGACCAGCTGCGGGCCATCGAGGACGAGATCAACGGCGTCATCCTGGCGGGGGTGCCCGTGCGCTGGTACTGGACCAGCCTGGAAGAGGCCCTGGAGGCGGGTGCCATGGCCCTGTTCGGGGAAAAGTACGGGCGCGAGGTGCGGGTGGTCCAGATCGGCGACTACAGCCTGGAGCTGTGCGGCGGCACCCACGTCGCCTCCACCAGCGACATCGGGCTCTTCAAGTTCACCGCCGAGGGCAGCGTGGCGGCCGGCGTGCGCCGCGTGGAGGCGGTGACGGGCTGGTCCAGCCTGGAATACCTGCGGCAGCGGGAGGCCGTGCTGCAGCGGCTGGCGGGTACCCTGCGGGTGCCGGTGGATGACCTTCCGGAGCGGCTGGAGGCGCTGGTGGAGGCCCACCGGGATCTGGAACGCCAGCTGCGGCAGCTGCGGGGCCGCTTGGCGCGGCAGGCGGCGGACGGGCTGCTGGCGGAGGCGCCGGTGGCGGCAGGGGTGCGGGTGATCGTAGGCGAACTACCCGTGGACGACGCCGAGGTCCTGCGGGAGACCGCCGATTACCTGCGCCAGCGGGCGGGCGAGGCCGCCGTCTTGCTGGGGGCCCGGTCCGGCGACCGCGCCCTGCTGGTGGCGGCCATCACCCCGGGGGCCCAGCAGCGGGGCCTGCACGCCGGGCGGCTGGTGGGCGACGTGGCCCGGCGGGTCGGCGGCGGCGGTGGCGGCCGTCCCGACTTGGCCCAGGCGGGCGGGCGCGAGCCGGGCCGCCTGGCGGAAGCGCTTGATTACGGCCGGCGGCTCTGGCTGGAGCAGCTGGGGGCCGGTGTGGCCGCGGGCGGCCAGGTGTAG